A single region of the Kocuria rosea genome encodes:
- a CDS encoding ABC transporter permease, with protein sequence MSAPHPAPHDTPASPTDLDDAARGAPAGTGPAGPAPARTPRRTGSRWTGPAWGAFGVLVTIAVWWAFTHAAAGANTMIASFQPERMPGAVASLAERGVVVQDGLTSLWRLLCGLAVATGLGVPLGLLIGSYRRFRWTSAPVVQFLRMVSPLSWAPVAVALLGVGNAPVVFLVAAAAVWPITMNTAAGVKALDPLHLRVAETLGATPVERLRTVVLPSIRPFVMTGVRLALGISWVVIVPAEMLGVSSGLGYEILNARDRLAYDEMLVVILVIGLLGMALDQLAQWLLREPGPRR encoded by the coding sequence ATGAGCGCGCCGCACCCCGCCCCGCACGACACCCCGGCGTCCCCCACCGACCTCGACGACGCCGCCCGCGGCGCTCCGGCCGGGACCGGCCCGGCGGGCCCCGCCCCGGCGCGGACGCCCCGGCGCACCGGGTCCCGCTGGACCGGCCCGGCCTGGGGGGCCTTCGGGGTGCTGGTCACGATCGCCGTGTGGTGGGCGTTCACGCACGCCGCGGCCGGGGCGAACACCATGATCGCCTCCTTCCAGCCCGAGCGCATGCCCGGTGCGGTGGCCTCGCTGGCCGAGCGGGGGGTGGTGGTCCAGGACGGCCTGACCAGCCTGTGGCGCCTGCTGTGCGGGCTGGCCGTGGCCACGGGCCTGGGCGTGCCGCTGGGCCTGCTCATCGGCTCCTACCGCCGCTTCCGGTGGACCAGCGCCCCGGTGGTGCAGTTCCTGCGCATGGTCTCCCCGCTGTCCTGGGCGCCGGTGGCCGTGGCGCTGCTGGGGGTGGGCAACGCCCCCGTCGTCTTCCTCGTGGCCGCCGCCGCGGTCTGGCCGATCACCATGAACACGGCCGCCGGCGTCAAGGCCCTGGACCCGCTGCACCTGCGGGTCGCCGAGACGCTCGGGGCCACCCCGGTCGAGCGGCTGCGCACCGTGGTGCTGCCCAGCATCCGGCCGTTCGTCATGACCGGGGTGCGGCTGGCCCTGGGGATCTCGTGGGTGGTCATCGTGCCGGCCGAGATGCTCGGGGTCAGCAGCGGCCTGGGCTACGAGATCCTCAACGCCCGGGACCGGCTGGCCTACGACGAGATGCTCGTGGTGATCCTCGTCATCGGCCTGCTGGGCATGGCGCTGGACCAGCTCGCCCAGTGGCTGCTGCGCGAGCCGGGACCGCGCCGCTGA
- a CDS encoding CDGSH iron-sulfur domain-containing protein: protein MSAAHRPEDVRAVPGPAPAAEPVPESAPVPDPGPAAAAGSGAAATITVCPDGPLLVRGGYELLDGDDRPIDPGRATVALCRCGASSIKPFCDGSHKRARFRAR, encoded by the coding sequence GTGAGCGCGGCGCACCGCCCCGAGGACGTCCGGGCGGTCCCGGGCCCCGCCCCGGCCGCCGAGCCCGTGCCCGAGTCTGCGCCGGTGCCCGACCCCGGACCGGCCGCTGCTGCCGGGTCCGGCGCGGCGGCGACGATCACCGTGTGCCCCGACGGCCCGCTGCTGGTGCGCGGGGGCTACGAGCTGCTGGACGGCGACGACCGGCCCATCGACCCCGGGCGCGCCACCGTGGCGCTGTGCCGCTGCGGGGCGTCGTCCATCAAGCCGTTCTGCGACGGCTCGCACAAGCGGGCCCGGTTCCGGGCCCGCTGA
- a CDS encoding iron-containing redox enzyme family protein gives MRQPQPRGPLGEDLLAVLREEPGTPGAEARAGALPAAARAAVSRADGVLADDDVQLSLFVLHALHYQGVDGVDDRWESDPELLRAREVLSGALEVELRAELPADTVPGTPQAVADALFAIAADDDGPSLARHLSGRADAEQAREFLQLKSVYQLMEGDPHTWGIPRLSGRAKAGLIEIQVDEYGGGDAARMHSALFAAGMREAGLDDSYGSAVDRVPAEWLAGVNTVTMFGLHRRLRGAVVGHLAMYEMTSSVPSKFLARGFHRLGLPAAAAFYDEHVEADAAHEQIAARDMAGGLVVDEPAVAADVFFGARCVLHLDALAARHALARWEAGESALRPAAAEPSRRGAAELVR, from the coding sequence ATGCGTCAGCCACAGCCACGAGGGCCGCTCGGCGAGGACCTCCTCGCGGTGCTCCGGGAGGAGCCCGGCACCCCCGGGGCCGAGGCCCGGGCCGGGGCGCTGCCGGCGGCCGCCCGCGCCGCCGTGTCCCGCGCGGACGGCGTGCTCGCCGACGACGACGTCCAGCTCAGCCTGTTCGTCCTGCACGCCCTGCACTACCAGGGCGTCGACGGGGTCGACGACCGCTGGGAGAGCGACCCCGAGCTGCTGCGCGCGCGGGAGGTCCTCTCCGGCGCGCTCGAGGTCGAGCTGCGCGCGGAGCTGCCCGCCGACACCGTGCCCGGCACGCCGCAGGCGGTCGCCGACGCCCTGTTCGCCATCGCCGCCGACGACGACGGGCCGAGCCTCGCGCGCCACCTCTCCGGCCGGGCGGACGCCGAGCAGGCCCGGGAGTTCCTGCAGCTGAAGTCCGTCTACCAGCTCATGGAGGGCGACCCGCACACCTGGGGCATCCCCCGGCTGAGCGGCCGGGCGAAGGCCGGACTGATCGAGATCCAGGTCGACGAGTACGGCGGCGGCGACGCCGCGCGCATGCACTCGGCCCTGTTCGCGGCCGGGATGCGCGAGGCCGGCCTCGACGACTCCTACGGCAGCGCCGTGGACCGGGTGCCCGCCGAGTGGCTCGCCGGGGTCAACACCGTCACGATGTTCGGTCTGCACCGCCGGCTGCGCGGCGCGGTGGTGGGGCACCTGGCGATGTACGAGATGACGTCGTCGGTGCCCTCCAAGTTCCTGGCGCGCGGCTTCCACCGCCTGGGACTGCCCGCCGCGGCGGCGTTCTACGACGAGCACGTCGAGGCCGACGCCGCCCACGAGCAGATCGCGGCCCGGGACATGGCCGGCGGCCTCGTGGTCGACGAGCCCGCCGTCGCGGCGGACGTCTTCTTCGGCGCGCGCTGCGTCCTGCACCTGGACGCGCTCGCCGCCCGCCACGCGCTCGCGCGGTGGGAGGCGGGGGAGTCCGCGCTGCGCCCGGCCGCGGCGGAGCCGTCCCGGCGCGGCGCCGCGGAGCTCGTCCGGTGA
- a CDS encoding uracil-xanthine permease family protein → MSSPVPGRTIATRLGLGWRLHGDGRTVTAGEVVRPRERLTWPRTVTIGAQHVVAMFGATFLVPLITGFPPSTTLFFSGVGTILFLVVTAGRVPSYLGSSFAFIAPITASMNQYGPGGALGGVLMAGAALFLIGLVVQFAGTAWLQKLMPPLVTGTIVALIGFNLAPSAKDNFMEAPVTALVTLSSIILVSVLFRGLPGRLSILLGVAIGYVTAVLRDEVDFSRIDTAWQQQGLFGLPPFQTPEFHLPLMGLFVPVILVLVAENIGHVKSVALMTGDDLDPYMGRAIMSDGLATMIAGSGGGSGTTTYAENIGVMAATRVYSTAAYWVAAVVAILLSVFPVFGAAVATVPAGVLGGAATVLYGMIGMLGVRIWVQNRVDFSNPVNLTTAAVAMIIGIADYTWEASGLQFAGIALGTAATLVVYHLMSFLARVRGTVGSDPLAPDTTRLPSPLG, encoded by the coding sequence ATGAGTTCCCCCGTGCCCGGACGCACCATCGCCACCCGCCTCGGCCTGGGCTGGCGCCTCCACGGCGACGGCCGCACCGTCACTGCCGGGGAGGTCGTCAGGCCGCGCGAGCGGCTCACCTGGCCCCGGACGGTCACCATCGGCGCGCAGCACGTGGTCGCCATGTTCGGCGCCACGTTCCTGGTGCCGCTGATCACGGGCTTCCCGCCGTCCACCACGCTGTTCTTCTCCGGCGTGGGCACGATCCTGTTCCTGGTGGTCACCGCCGGCCGGGTCCCCTCCTACCTCGGCTCGTCCTTCGCCTTCATCGCCCCCATCACCGCCTCGATGAACCAGTACGGTCCCGGCGGCGCGCTGGGCGGGGTCCTCATGGCCGGCGCGGCGCTGTTCCTCATCGGCCTGGTGGTGCAGTTCGCGGGCACCGCCTGGCTCCAGAAGCTCATGCCGCCGCTGGTCACGGGCACCATCGTGGCGCTCATCGGGTTCAACCTGGCGCCGTCCGCGAAGGACAACTTCATGGAGGCCCCCGTCACCGCACTGGTGACGCTGTCCTCCATCATCCTCGTCTCGGTGCTCTTCCGCGGCCTGCCCGGGCGCCTGTCGATCCTGCTGGGCGTGGCCATCGGGTACGTCACCGCGGTGCTGCGCGACGAGGTGGACTTCAGCCGGATCGACACCGCCTGGCAGCAGCAGGGCCTCTTCGGGCTGCCCCCGTTCCAGACCCCCGAGTTCCACCTGCCCCTGATGGGCCTGTTCGTCCCCGTCATCCTCGTGCTGGTCGCCGAGAACATCGGGCACGTGAAGTCCGTGGCGCTCATGACCGGCGACGACCTCGACCCGTACATGGGGCGGGCGATCATGTCCGACGGGCTCGCCACCATGATCGCCGGCTCGGGCGGCGGCTCGGGCACCACGACCTACGCCGAGAACATCGGCGTCATGGCGGCCACGCGCGTCTACTCGACGGCGGCCTACTGGGTCGCCGCCGTGGTGGCGATCCTGCTGAGCGTCTTCCCGGTCTTCGGCGCCGCGGTGGCCACGGTCCCCGCAGGGGTCCTGGGCGGCGCCGCCACGGTGCTGTACGGGATGATCGGCATGCTCGGCGTGCGGATCTGGGTGCAGAACCGCGTGGACTTCTCGAACCCGGTCAACCTCACCACCGCCGCGGTGGCCATGATCATCGGGATCGCCGACTACACGTGGGAGGCCTCCGGGCTGCAGTTCGCGGGCATCGCCCTCGGCACGGCGGCCACGCTCGTGGTCTACCACCTCATGTCGTTCCTGGCCCGCGTGCGGGGGACGGTGGGCAGCGACCCGCTCGCCCCCGACACCACGCGGCTGCCCTCCCCCCTGGGCTGA
- the ppsA gene encoding phosphoenolpyruvate synthase: protein MAAPEVHWFEELGIADVPRVGGKNASLGEMVRELASRGVRVPGGFATTADAYRSYVEANGIGPALRDRLEDHRAGRATLRETGAAVRELFLRGEFPAGTARQIRQFYRELSARTGRAGLSVAVRSSATAEDLPDASFAGQQETFLNVVGEDELLEACRRCYASLFTDRAITYRELKGFDHLAVALSVGVQEMVRADLGCSGVMFSIDTESGFPRVAVISATWGLGETVVQGTVDPDKYLVFKPLLDVAEAPIVERTRGAKLHKLVHDDDAPAGAAATRLVQTSPAERQAWVLGDDDVLRLGRWAVLVEDHYGRPMDLEWAKDGLTGELFLLQARPETVQAGRSGTRFTIHHLRGEGRVLAVGAAVGDAVATGPACVVRTAADIESFRDGSVLVTEMTDPDWVPVMKRAAAIVTDHGGTTSHAAIVSRELGLPAVVGTGDASRTIPEGQELTVSCAAGDRGTVYEGTLPFDVEEVDLGELPESRTAIMVNVASPAAAFRWWRLPADGVGLARMEFVVNNIVEVHPMALVHPERVRDEADRRRIAELTAGFPDGQEYFVQTLALGLAKLAAPYHPRPVIVRLSDFKSNEYAHLVGGAAFEEPEENPMLGFRGASRYYDPRYREGFALECRALRRVRERIGFDNVVVMVPFCRTVGEADRVLATMAEHGLERGRHGLKVYMMCEIPSNVVLAEQFATRFDGFSIGSNDLTQLVLGVDRDAEALRALFDERDEAVTRMISEAIRKAHAAGIPIGICGQGPSNHPDFAEFLVREGIDSISLNPDSFLRTARRIAETERRLAAGPGGTMDA, encoded by the coding sequence GTGGCCGCCCCCGAGGTCCACTGGTTCGAGGAGCTCGGGATCGCGGACGTCCCCCGGGTGGGCGGCAAGAACGCCTCCCTCGGGGAGATGGTCCGGGAGCTGGCCTCGCGGGGGGTGCGCGTGCCGGGGGGCTTCGCGACCACCGCGGACGCGTACCGGTCCTACGTGGAGGCCAACGGGATCGGGCCCGCCCTCCGGGACCGGCTCGAGGACCACCGCGCGGGCCGTGCCACGCTGCGGGAGACCGGCGCCGCCGTGCGCGAGCTGTTCCTGCGCGGCGAGTTCCCCGCGGGGACGGCACGGCAGATCCGGCAGTTCTACCGGGAGCTCTCCGCGCGCACGGGCCGCGCCGGGCTGTCCGTGGCCGTGCGCAGCAGCGCGACCGCCGAGGACCTCCCGGACGCGAGCTTCGCCGGCCAGCAGGAGACGTTCCTCAACGTGGTCGGCGAGGACGAGCTGCTGGAGGCGTGCCGGCGGTGCTACGCGTCCCTGTTCACGGACCGGGCCATCACCTACCGGGAGCTCAAGGGGTTCGACCACCTCGCCGTCGCCCTGTCCGTCGGCGTGCAGGAGATGGTCCGGGCGGACCTCGGCTGCTCCGGGGTGATGTTCTCGATCGACACCGAGAGCGGCTTCCCGCGCGTGGCCGTGATCAGCGCGACGTGGGGCCTGGGCGAGACGGTCGTGCAGGGCACCGTGGACCCGGACAAGTACCTCGTGTTCAAGCCCCTCCTCGACGTGGCGGAGGCCCCGATCGTGGAGCGGACCCGGGGGGCCAAGCTGCACAAGCTCGTCCACGACGACGACGCCCCTGCCGGGGCCGCCGCCACCCGGCTCGTGCAGACCTCCCCCGCGGAGCGGCAGGCGTGGGTGCTCGGCGACGACGACGTCCTGCGGCTCGGCCGCTGGGCCGTGCTCGTCGAGGACCACTACGGCCGCCCCATGGACTTGGAGTGGGCGAAGGACGGGCTGACGGGAGAGCTGTTCCTCCTGCAGGCCAGGCCGGAGACCGTCCAGGCCGGTCGCAGCGGGACCCGCTTCACGATCCACCACCTCCGGGGCGAGGGGCGCGTGCTCGCGGTGGGCGCCGCGGTCGGGGACGCCGTGGCCACCGGCCCGGCCTGCGTGGTCCGCACCGCGGCGGACATCGAGTCCTTCCGGGACGGGTCGGTGCTCGTCACCGAGATGACGGACCCGGACTGGGTCCCGGTGATGAAGCGCGCCGCCGCGATCGTCACCGACCACGGCGGGACCACCAGCCACGCGGCGATCGTCAGCCGGGAGCTGGGCCTGCCCGCCGTCGTCGGCACCGGGGACGCCTCGCGGACCATCCCGGAGGGCCAGGAGCTGACGGTCTCCTGCGCGGCGGGCGACCGGGGCACGGTCTACGAGGGCACCCTCCCGTTCGACGTCGAGGAGGTCGACCTCGGGGAGCTGCCGGAGTCGCGCACCGCGATCATGGTCAACGTGGCGAGCCCCGCCGCGGCCTTCCGCTGGTGGCGGCTGCCGGCCGACGGGGTGGGTCTGGCCCGGATGGAGTTCGTCGTCAACAACATCGTCGAGGTCCATCCCATGGCCCTCGTTCACCCGGAGCGGGTCCGGGACGAGGCGGACCGCCGGCGGATCGCGGAGCTGACGGCGGGCTTCCCGGACGGCCAGGAGTACTTCGTGCAGACGCTGGCGCTGGGCCTCGCCAAGCTCGCCGCCCCGTACCACCCCCGGCCGGTGATCGTGCGGCTCAGCGACTTCAAGTCCAACGAGTACGCCCACCTCGTGGGCGGGGCGGCCTTCGAGGAGCCCGAGGAGAACCCGATGCTCGGCTTCCGGGGGGCCTCCCGCTACTACGACCCCCGGTACCGGGAGGGCTTCGCCCTCGAGTGCCGGGCGCTGCGGCGGGTGCGCGAGCGCATCGGCTTCGACAACGTGGTGGTCATGGTTCCCTTCTGCCGCACCGTGGGCGAGGCGGACCGGGTCCTGGCCACGATGGCCGAGCACGGCCTCGAGCGCGGGCGGCACGGCCTGAAGGTGTACATGATGTGCGAGATCCCCTCCAACGTGGTCCTGGCAGAGCAGTTCGCCACGCGGTTCGACGGCTTCTCCATCGGCTCCAACGACCTCACGCAGCTCGTCCTGGGGGTGGACCGGGACGCGGAGGCCCTGCGGGCGCTGTTCGACGAGCGGGACGAGGCCGTGACCCGGATGATCAGCGAGGCGATCCGCAAGGCCCACGCCGCGGGCATCCCCATCGGCATCTGCGGCCAGGGGCCCAGCAACCACCCCGACTTCGCCGAGTTCCTGGTGCGGGAGGGGATCGACTCGATCTCCCTGAACCCGGACAGCTTCCTGCGCACCGCGCGGCGGATCGCCGAGACCGAGCGGCGCCTCGCGGCCGGGCCCGGGGGCACAATGGACGCATGA
- a CDS encoding heavy metal translocating P-type ATPase, producing MSLSVGARPDLDVEPGRAGRLLEFPRRYPLVAVTLAVGAVVVGLLVAGQPGPAQWLGSGWALVVAARVAWGMVADVVAGHWGVDLLAVTAISSTVAVGEYLASLVVVLMLTGGQALEDYAANRARKELNALLERAPVLAHRRHPDGSVEDVPVEEVRPGDELLVRPAEVVPVDGCLVGAEADFDESSITGESLPVTRRAGEPVLSGVLNEQQAVVLRATATAADSQYSQIVAMVREAAESRAPVVRLADRYAVPFTAFALLVAGLAWWYHGDPVVFAEVLVVATPCPLLIAAPVAFLGGMSRAARNGVIIKNAGTLERLAAVRTVAFDKTGTITYGRPELLAVHARPPFPEEELLRLTASAEQYSSHVLSASVRDAALARGLAPAPAEEAHEEATHGVTATVEGRRVVVGKRAHVARSAPDVVEQALGPGELAVYVAVDGRFAGTLVMSDQVREDAAATMAELTALGVREILVLSGDARATVEHVAAALGITRVLPECLPEDKVRTVRSAPHRPVLMVGDGVNDAPVLAAADVGVAMGARGATAASESADVVILTEDLARTATAVRIGRRTMQVALQSIWLGIALSVVLMLVAATGAIPAIFGALSQEVVDLLAILNALRALRGPRGER from the coding sequence ATGAGCCTCTCGGTGGGCGCACGCCCCGACCTGGACGTCGAGCCCGGCCGCGCGGGACGGCTGCTCGAGTTCCCGCGGCGCTATCCGCTCGTGGCCGTGACCCTGGCCGTGGGCGCCGTGGTCGTGGGACTGCTGGTCGCCGGGCAGCCGGGGCCGGCGCAGTGGCTGGGCTCCGGGTGGGCCCTGGTCGTGGCCGCCCGGGTGGCGTGGGGCATGGTCGCGGACGTCGTCGCCGGGCACTGGGGCGTGGACCTGCTGGCCGTCACGGCGATCAGCTCGACCGTGGCGGTCGGCGAGTACCTGGCGTCCCTCGTGGTGGTCCTCATGCTCACCGGTGGCCAGGCCCTCGAGGACTACGCGGCGAACCGGGCCCGCAAGGAGCTCAACGCGCTGCTCGAGCGGGCTCCGGTGCTGGCCCACCGGCGGCACCCGGACGGGTCCGTCGAGGACGTCCCGGTCGAGGAGGTCCGCCCCGGGGACGAGCTGCTGGTCCGCCCCGCCGAGGTCGTCCCCGTGGACGGGTGCCTGGTCGGCGCGGAGGCCGACTTCGACGAGTCCTCCATCACCGGGGAGAGCCTGCCCGTGACCCGCCGCGCCGGGGAGCCGGTGCTCTCGGGCGTCCTCAACGAGCAGCAGGCCGTGGTGCTGCGGGCCACCGCCACCGCGGCGGACAGCCAGTACTCCCAGATCGTGGCGATGGTGCGGGAGGCCGCGGAGTCCCGAGCGCCGGTGGTGCGCCTGGCCGACCGCTACGCCGTGCCCTTCACCGCGTTCGCCCTCCTCGTGGCCGGGCTGGCGTGGTGGTACCACGGGGACCCGGTGGTCTTCGCGGAGGTGCTCGTGGTGGCCACCCCCTGCCCGCTGCTGATCGCCGCCCCCGTGGCGTTCCTGGGCGGGATGAGCCGGGCGGCGCGCAACGGCGTCATCATCAAGAACGCCGGGACCCTCGAGCGGCTCGCCGCGGTGCGCACCGTGGCCTTCGACAAGACCGGGACGATCACCTACGGCCGCCCCGAGCTGCTGGCCGTCCACGCCCGCCCCCCGTTCCCGGAGGAGGAGCTGCTGCGCCTGACGGCGTCCGCCGAGCAGTACTCCTCCCACGTGCTCTCCGCCTCGGTGCGGGACGCCGCGCTCGCCCGGGGGCTCGCGCCGGCCCCGGCCGAGGAGGCCCACGAGGAGGCCACCCACGGGGTCACCGCCACCGTGGAGGGACGCCGGGTGGTGGTCGGCAAGCGCGCCCACGTGGCCCGCTCCGCCCCGGACGTGGTCGAGCAGGCGCTCGGGCCGGGCGAGCTGGCCGTCTACGTGGCCGTGGACGGCCGCTTCGCCGGCACCCTGGTGATGAGCGACCAGGTGCGCGAGGACGCGGCGGCCACGATGGCCGAGCTGACCGCGCTCGGGGTCCGGGAGATCCTCGTGCTCAGCGGTGACGCCCGCGCCACCGTGGAGCACGTCGCCGCGGCGCTGGGCATCACCCGGGTGCTGCCCGAGTGCCTGCCCGAGGACAAGGTCCGCACCGTCCGCAGCGCCCCGCACCGTCCGGTGCTCATGGTCGGCGACGGCGTCAACGACGCCCCCGTGCTCGCCGCCGCCGACGTCGGCGTCGCGATGGGCGCCCGGGGCGCGACCGCCGCCAGCGAGTCCGCCGACGTGGTGATCCTCACCGAGGACCTCGCCAGGACCGCGACGGCGGTGCGGATCGGCCGGCGCACCATGCAGGTGGCCCTGCAGAGCATCTGGCTGGGCATCGCCCTGTCCGTGGTGCTCATGCTCGTGGCCGCCACCGGGGCGATCCCCGCGATCTTCGGCGCCCTCAGCCAGGAGGTCGTGGACCTCCTGGCCATCCTCAACGCCCTGCGCGCCCTCCGCGGGCCCCGCGGCGAACGGTGA
- a CDS encoding universal stress protein — MNAPTDQRILVGIDGSESSMEALRLASRLAEALDAPLEAIACAGDPTVLDAELLVDEEALRANHERILARTVAAVFGEDVPGRLTTTVTHGRPAGRLIAESETAQLLVLGRRGRGGLLGSSLGSVSHACVSYAHCPVLVVRH; from the coding sequence ATGAACGCACCGACGGACCAGCGGATCCTCGTGGGGATCGACGGCTCGGAGTCCTCGATGGAGGCCCTGCGGCTCGCGTCGAGGCTCGCGGAGGCCCTCGACGCCCCGCTCGAGGCGATCGCGTGCGCGGGGGACCCCACCGTGCTGGACGCCGAGCTCCTCGTCGACGAGGAGGCGCTGCGCGCCAACCACGAGCGGATCCTCGCGCGCACGGTCGCGGCCGTCTTCGGGGAGGACGTCCCCGGCCGTCTGACCACCACGGTGACGCACGGCCGCCCGGCAGGCCGGCTCATCGCGGAGAGCGAGACCGCGCAGCTGCTCGTGCTCGGCCGGCGCGGCCGCGGCGGGCTGCTCGGCTCCTCCCTGGGGTCGGTCTCCCACGCGTGCGTCTCCTACGCCCACTGCCCGGTGCTCGTCGTCCGGCACTGA
- a CDS encoding universal stress protein, translating to METPSQQRILVGIDGSDSSKEALRAGDRIARALGVPLTALMFWEGPPLYEGWETVDPDRPPAGSVELLRSTVADVFGADPPEHVRAELLHGRAAARLVEESENALMLVLGRRGHGGLRGSALGSVSNACIDHAHCPVLVVRH from the coding sequence ATGGAGACACCGTCCCAGCAGCGGATCCTCGTCGGCATCGACGGATCGGACTCCTCGAAGGAGGCCCTCCGGGCGGGGGACAGGATCGCCCGCGCCCTGGGCGTCCCGCTGACCGCCCTCATGTTCTGGGAGGGGCCGCCCCTCTACGAGGGCTGGGAGACCGTCGACCCGGACCGGCCGCCGGCCGGCAGCGTGGAGCTGCTCCGCTCGACGGTCGCCGACGTGTTCGGCGCGGACCCCCCGGAGCACGTGCGTGCCGAGCTGCTCCACGGACGGGCCGCGGCCCGCCTGGTCGAGGAGAGCGAGAACGCCCTGATGCTGGTGCTCGGGCGCCGCGGCCACGGAGGCCTGCGGGGCTCGGCCCTGGGCTCCGTCTCCAACGCGTGCATCGACCACGCCCACTGCCCGGTGCTGGTCGTCCGGCACTGA
- a CDS encoding universal stress protein: MGEPSSGGRIVVGVDGSGSSKAALREGVRLAEALGAPLEAIMCWEDPLLYESYRVVDPEEFRRGSEQLFESTLEEVFGEQRPANLTTRLLRGQPAARLIEESEEARMLVVGRRGTGGVLGMILGSVSSALVSHAKCPVLVVRH, from the coding sequence ATGGGCGAGCCGTCGTCCGGAGGCCGGATCGTCGTGGGAGTCGACGGGTCCGGGTCGTCCAAGGCCGCGCTCCGGGAGGGAGTGCGGCTCGCCGAGGCCCTGGGCGCACCGCTCGAGGCCATCATGTGCTGGGAGGACCCGCTGCTCTACGAGAGCTACCGCGTGGTGGACCCCGAGGAGTTCCGCCGCGGCAGCGAGCAGCTGTTCGAGAGCACCCTCGAGGAGGTGTTCGGGGAGCAGCGCCCGGCGAACCTGACCACCCGGCTCCTGCGCGGCCAGCCCGCCGCCCGGCTCATCGAGGAGAGCGAGGAGGCCCGGATGCTCGTGGTGGGCCGGCGGGGAACGGGCGGGGTGCTGGGGATGATCCTCGGCTCCGTCTCCTCGGCCCTCGTCTCCCACGCCAAGTGCCCCGTCCTCGTGGTGCGGCACTGA
- a CDS encoding Hsp20/alpha crystallin family protein yields MAGLMRREGLEMLEPLRRLLEGDVEASWPRVEEYRDGHTVVIRAELPGIDPEQDVELTVADDVLHLRAERRERTEHKDKGGYRSEFRYGSFSRALPLPAGCRDEDISAAYRDGVLEVRVPVAGHVEPPATRKIQVTRG; encoded by the coding sequence ATGGCCGGATTGATGCGCAGGGAGGGGCTGGAGATGCTCGAGCCCCTCCGACGCCTCCTGGAGGGGGACGTCGAGGCCTCCTGGCCCCGTGTGGAGGAGTACCGGGACGGCCACACCGTGGTGATCCGGGCGGAGCTGCCCGGCATCGACCCCGAGCAGGACGTGGAGCTCACGGTGGCCGACGACGTGCTCCACCTGCGGGCCGAGCGCAGGGAGCGGACCGAGCACAAGGACAAGGGCGGTTACCGCTCGGAGTTCCGCTACGGCTCGTTCTCCCGCGCCCTGCCGCTGCCCGCCGGGTGCCGGGACGAGGACATCAGCGCCGCGTACCGCGACGGCGTGCTGGAGGTGCGCGTGCCCGTCGCCGGGCACGTCGAGCCGCCCGCGACCCGGAAGATCCAGGTCACCCGCGGCTGA